One window from the genome of bacterium encodes:
- a CDS encoding mucoidy inhibitor MuiA family protein, producing MSIILLLVQAMTVNSRVDSVVVYPHQVLVVRNASVTLSGPDELVFPRLPGALDDNSVRINAPGIRVGEVQVRRGYMAEPTPEVSRLQVRAESLEDQLKGLNDEDSVLKAKEGFLNSVKLGAPEIISKDLQQGKIAPESWRGALQFVGDELLKVKARQVKLGREKGEMQKKVDAARQEYNDAKAAIENRKEVSFNFSADAGTYDLRLSYVIANAADWSPYYELRANPGESKVGLSYFAKLGQRTGEDWNDVRVVLSTTTPVLGVTAPEPYPWYLSLQEPEHAVFKSRAIMPAPGAAMDVAKAGGVMAEEQEVAQPVETGISLQYVIPGRVSLKSGEQAKKLGLKQLSLPAEFEYYSLPRATQQAFLTGKMANTSDFVFLAGSGNTYVGDEYTGSTSLPNVASQESTLVSFGIDERVKVKRELVRSFKSTGGLFSKTEKQSYAYRTTVENHTSKPVAIKVVEQVPVSQQGEIKVTVTKVEPKFLEEDKDKGTYSWKPTIDTDGKFIINYEFTVEYPTGKRVQGLF from the coding sequence GTGTCGATAATTCTGCTGCTAGTGCAGGCCATGACGGTGAACTCGCGGGTGGATTCGGTCGTCGTCTACCCTCATCAGGTTCTGGTCGTGCGGAACGCGAGCGTCACCTTATCCGGGCCGGACGAGTTGGTCTTTCCCAGGCTGCCGGGGGCGCTCGACGACAACAGCGTGCGCATCAACGCGCCGGGAATCCGTGTCGGCGAGGTGCAGGTACGGCGCGGGTACATGGCCGAGCCTACACCCGAGGTGAGTCGCCTGCAGGTGCGCGCGGAGAGCCTGGAGGACCAGTTGAAGGGGCTGAACGACGAGGATTCGGTCCTCAAGGCAAAGGAAGGATTCCTCAACTCCGTCAAGCTCGGCGCACCCGAGATCATCTCCAAGGACCTGCAGCAGGGCAAGATCGCGCCCGAGTCCTGGCGCGGGGCGCTGCAGTTTGTCGGCGACGAGCTGCTGAAGGTGAAGGCCCGTCAGGTGAAGCTCGGCCGCGAGAAGGGGGAGATGCAGAAGAAGGTCGACGCGGCGCGGCAGGAGTACAACGACGCGAAGGCCGCGATAGAGAATCGGAAGGAAGTCAGCTTCAACTTCTCGGCCGATGCCGGCACCTACGACCTGCGGCTTTCCTACGTGATTGCCAACGCGGCTGACTGGAGCCCGTACTACGAGCTGCGCGCGAATCCCGGCGAAAGCAAGGTGGGCCTGTCCTACTTCGCGAAGCTGGGGCAGCGGACCGGCGAGGACTGGAACGATGTGCGCGTCGTCCTCTCGACGACCACACCGGTGCTCGGCGTTACTGCGCCTGAGCCCTACCCCTGGTATCTGTCTTTGCAGGAACCGGAACATGCCGTCTTCAAGAGCCGTGCTATCATGCCCGCGCCGGGGGCGGCCATGGACGTGGCCAAAGCCGGAGGCGTGATGGCAGAAGAGCAGGAGGTAGCACAGCCGGTTGAGACCGGCATCTCGCTGCAGTATGTCATTCCCGGCCGGGTGAGCCTGAAGTCGGGCGAGCAGGCCAAGAAACTGGGGCTCAAGCAATTGTCTCTGCCCGCCGAGTTTGAGTACTACTCCCTGCCGCGCGCGACCCAGCAGGCCTTCCTCACCGGCAAGATGGCCAACACGAGCGACTTCGTGTTCCTTGCCGGCAGCGGCAACACCTACGTCGGCGACGAATACACCGGCTCGACCTCGCTGCCGAACGTCGCTTCCCAGGAGTCCACGCTTGTCAGCTTCGGCATCGACGAGCGGGTCAAGGTGAAGCGCGAGCTGGTCAGAAGCTTCAAGTCAACCGGCGGGTTGTTCTCCAAGACTGAGAAGCAGAGCTACGCCTATCGGACCACGGTCGAGAACCATACGTCTAAGCCGGTCGCCATCAAGGTCGTCGAACAGGTGCCGGTGTCGCAACAGGGCGAGATCAAGGTGACGGTCACCAAGGTTGAGCCGAAGTTCCTCGAAGAAGACAAAGACAAGGGAACCTACAGCTGGAAGCCGACAATCGACACCGACGGCAAGTTCATCATCAACTACGAGTTCACGGTTGAGTACCCGACCGGCAAACGGGTACAGGGGCTCTTCTAG
- the mnmA gene encoding tRNA 2-thiouridine(34) synthase MnmA, producing MSNHSSTTVGASHQSGPTRVLVAMSGGVDSSVAAALLKQQGYDVVGVTMRLYDETPNSKLQTPNLGARRSALGVLNDGGRGCCGFSGSRDAARVAAKLGFPHYTWDFRADFESSVIEDFCAEYGRGRTPNPCLRCNEELKFTQLLDRAPQLGAEFIATGHYARIAARDMTGKRGLYRASSRSAGLSPLSGEPGANGGQSLEVAQGPGKGRSPFAWQLLRGVDVNKDQSYFLYAMNQAQLGRVLMPVGDHTKAQVRDIARKLDLPVAEKPESQDICFVPDNDYEAFLRQRRPGLFRSGPVLDVSGNVLGQHEGIAGFTKGQRKGLGLAFGERRYVVRLDPEKNAVVLGTEAEVRERVVEAGDARWVSGFAPTEPFRAEARVRYQGKGGEALVEPAGNGRVRVTFDEPQWAPTPGQAVVFWQGDTTLGGATIGSECGVRRDGR from the coding sequence TTGAGCAACCACTCCTCGACAACCGTTGGTGCGTCGCATCAGTCCGGGCCGACGCGCGTCCTCGTGGCGATGAGCGGCGGCGTCGACTCCTCGGTCGCAGCAGCCCTGCTCAAACAGCAAGGCTATGACGTGGTTGGCGTCACGATGCGGCTCTACGACGAAACTCCAAACTCCAAACTCCAAACTCCGAACCTCGGCGCTCGGCGTTCGGCGCTCGGCGTTCTGAACGATGGTGGGCGAGGATGCTGTGGGTTTTCGGGGTCGCGGGATGCAGCCCGCGTGGCTGCGAAGCTCGGGTTTCCGCATTACACGTGGGACTTCCGGGCGGATTTCGAGTCGTCGGTCATAGAGGACTTCTGCGCCGAATATGGCCGCGGAAGAACTCCGAATCCCTGTCTCAGGTGCAACGAAGAATTGAAGTTCACGCAGCTATTAGATCGCGCTCCACAACTCGGCGCTGAGTTCATCGCTACCGGGCACTACGCCCGCATAGCGGCGCGGGACATGACCGGAAAACGGGGACTGTACCGCGCGTCCTCGCGCTCCGCGGGACTGTCCCCGCTTTCCGGGGAGCCTGGGGCAAATGGGGGACAGTCCCTGGAAGTCGCGCAGGGCCCCGGGAAGGGACGGTCCCCATTTGCCTGGCAACTACTGAGAGGTGTGGACGTCAACAAGGATCAGTCCTATTTCCTCTACGCCATGAATCAGGCACAACTGGGCCGCGTGCTGATGCCGGTCGGCGACCATACCAAGGCGCAGGTCAGGGACATCGCGCGCAAGCTCGACCTGCCCGTGGCTGAGAAGCCCGAAAGCCAGGACATCTGCTTTGTCCCGGACAACGACTACGAGGCCTTTCTGAGGCAGCGCAGGCCCGGGCTGTTCCGCTCCGGGCCGGTGCTGGACGTGTCGGGTAATGTGCTCGGGCAGCATGAGGGAATCGCCGGCTTCACCAAGGGGCAGCGGAAGGGCCTGGGCTTGGCCTTCGGTGAGCGGCGGTACGTCGTCCGGCTCGACCCGGAGAAGAATGCAGTCGTGCTCGGGACCGAAGCCGAAGTCCGGGAGCGCGTGGTCGAGGCCGGGGACGCCCGCTGGGTGTCCGGCTTTGCTCCGACCGAGCCATTCCGCGCAGAGGCGAGGGTGCGCTACCAGGGCAAGGGCGGCGAGGCCCTGGTCGAGCCGGCCGGCAACGGTCGTGTTCGAGTGACCTTCGATGAGCCGCAGTGGGCGCCCACGCCCGGCCAGGCGGTCGTGTTCTGGCAGGGCGATACAACTCTGGGCGGCGCCACCATCGGGTCGGAATGTGGCGTGCGGCGTGATGGTAGATGA
- a CDS encoding zf-HC2 domain-containing protein, giving the protein MRKRKKTTNERRECTKGHELIAEYVLGRMDTEPTSDELRLHVKSCTNCKRLLLRLEPLVPRSLEPQVRFRVRPDREMPVAVGEEFALSPLREQGTECRECTEVHALIAEYVSGEPNEGFPLELLLHLLSCPNCDWLMPVLVQVVRTGTLPTSREMPMEVRRDLWIKIRGELRSD; this is encoded by the coding sequence ATGAGGAAACGCAAGAAGACAACTAACGAGCGCCGCGAGTGCACCAAAGGCCACGAACTGATTGCCGAGTACGTACTCGGAAGGATGGACACCGAACCAACCAGCGATGAGTTGCGGCTGCACGTCAAATCATGCACGAACTGCAAGCGATTGCTCCTTAGGCTTGAGCCTCTCGTGCCGCGAAGCCTTGAGCCTCAAGTGCGCTTCCGGGTCAGACCCGACCGCGAGATGCCGGTGGCGGTCGGCGAGGAATTCGCGTTGTCTCCTTTGCGAGAGCAAGGCACGGAATGCCGAGAGTGCACCGAAGTCCACGCACTGATTGCCGAGTACGTCAGCGGCGAACCGAACGAAGGGTTTCCCCTGGAGCTTCTTCTACACCTTCTGTCATGTCCAAACTGCGATTGGCTTATGCCGGTACTAGTACAAGTCGTTCGTACCGGCACGTTACCAACATCCCGAGAGATGCCGATGGAGGTCCGCCGGGATCTCTGGATCAAGATCCGGGGCGAGCTCCGCTCCGACTAG
- a CDS encoding sigma-70 family RNA polymerase sigma factor gives MPGNTLPQEAHEALPVPDDVLVRRIQAGNTEEFDELVRRYERKVYNITYRLMGNEQDASEALQDAFLRAYRFIGRFQFKSSFFTWLYRIATNVSLSKLRKREKIDTVSIDQPVNEAGDLPFEIPDLKYGPEKLMKQRELRDAIQKSVEELPEDYRSVVVLRDLEGLSNEEVSNVLHLSVAAVKSRLHRGRLVLREKLAGYHDEVATAARPAGVEKVAEEPSVKERA, from the coding sequence ATGCCAGGCAACACTCTTCCCCAGGAAGCGCATGAGGCTCTGCCCGTACCCGACGACGTACTGGTGCGGCGGATTCAGGCCGGAAACACCGAAGAGTTCGATGAGCTGGTGCGCCGCTACGAGCGGAAGGTCTACAACATCACCTACCGCCTGATGGGTAACGAGCAGGACGCGAGCGAGGCGCTGCAGGACGCCTTCCTGCGCGCGTACCGGTTCATCGGCAGGTTCCAGTTCAAGTCGTCCTTTTTCACCTGGCTGTACCGGATTGCGACCAACGTCAGTCTGAGCAAGCTGCGCAAGCGGGAGAAGATAGATACGGTGTCCATTGACCAGCCGGTCAATGAGGCCGGAGACCTGCCGTTCGAGATACCGGACCTGAAGTACGGCCCGGAGAAATTGATGAAGCAGCGCGAACTCCGTGACGCGATTCAGAAGTCGGTCGAGGAATTACCCGAAGACTACCGCTCGGTCGTGGTCCTTCGTGACCTCGAAGGGTTGAGCAACGAGGAAGTGAGCAACGTCCTGCACCTGTCGGTGGCGGCGGTGAAGTCGCGCCTGCACCGCGGCAGGCTGGTGCTGAGAGAGAAGCTGGCAGGCTACCACGATGAAGTCGCAACGGCAGCTCGCCCGGCTGGTGTTGAGAAGGTAGCTGAAGAACCGTCTGTAAAGGAGCGCGCATGA
- a CDS encoding nitroreductase family protein — MNVIDAINTRRAYRSLAPVEIAEELIRDLARCAQLAPTCNNNQPARFVFVCDPQMLEKMKPVFSRGNVWCHADSMVVAVLAEKDADCVIKDRLYYLFDTGMQTAFLILRATELGLVAHPIAGYNPDAVRDALGIPPQFEVVTLVNVGKHADAISPVLSPKQVEQEHTRPERLPLEQVAFFNHYTAPVPREDPT, encoded by the coding sequence ATGAATGTGATTGACGCAATCAACACCCGGCGTGCGTATCGGTCACTCGCGCCAGTCGAGATAGCCGAGGAACTGATACGTGACCTCGCACGGTGCGCACAGCTTGCGCCAACCTGCAATAACAACCAGCCGGCGCGGTTCGTCTTCGTCTGCGATCCGCAGATGCTCGAGAAGATGAAGCCGGTCTTCAGCCGGGGCAACGTCTGGTGCCATGCTGACTCGATGGTGGTTGCGGTTCTGGCCGAAAAGGACGCGGACTGCGTCATCAAGGACCGTCTCTACTACCTGTTCGACACCGGGATGCAGACCGCCTTCCTTATACTGCGGGCGACTGAACTCGGCTTGGTGGCGCACCCGATCGCGGGCTACAATCCAGATGCCGTGCGTGATGCGCTTGGGATACCGCCGCAGTTCGAGGTCGTGACGCTCGTGAACGTGGGAAAGCACGCGGACGCCATCAGCCCGGTGCTCTCGCCGAAGCAGGTTGAGCAGGAACACACGCGTCCTGAGCGGCTGCCGCTCGAACAAGTCGCGTTCTTTAACCATTACACGGCCCCGGTTCCAAGGGAGGACCCCACATGA
- a CDS encoding cupin domain-containing protein, with product MKYSIDTGIKHGHLEIVDVPAIVATCRKKWFNQTLVRVNDSVVRLGIVQGRFHWHKHDREDEFFFVLEGRLLIDLKARTIELGPGQGVVIPMKVPHRPRAPKKTVMLMVETRDIEPEGNRAKPRRRPARL from the coding sequence ATGAAGTACAGCATCGATACCGGCATCAAGCACGGCCATCTTGAGATTGTAGATGTGCCGGCGATTGTCGCAACGTGCAGGAAGAAATGGTTCAACCAGACCCTGGTGCGGGTGAACGACAGCGTAGTCAGGCTGGGCATCGTCCAAGGCCGGTTCCACTGGCACAAGCACGACCGCGAAGACGAGTTCTTCTTCGTGCTCGAAGGCCGGCTCCTGATCGACCTCAAGGCCCGAACAATCGAGCTCGGCCCCGGCCAGGGCGTAGTAATCCCAATGAAGGTCCCGCATCGGCCGCGGGCTCCTAAGAAAACCGTCATGCTGATGGTGGAAACGCGAGATATAGAACCGGAGGGCAACCGGGCGAAGCCTCGGCGCAGACCGGCGCGCCTCTAG
- a CDS encoding cupredoxin domain-containing protein — translation MRMFAASPVLFAGALCALFATAVYAVEPAGDFTFVQLSDIHWGFSGPTVNPDARGTLAKTIALVNSLNPQPDFIVCTGDLTHTTNDPAERRRRMTELREQLKALKVKDIRFLPGEHDAALDTGAAYKEIFGPTHYTFDHKGIHFIVLDNCSDPLGQLGDAQLRWLADDLKKQDTATARLVVFTHRPLFDLYPDWDWLTRDASKATDLLAPYKNVAVFYGHIHQENVHVDGNITQYAAPGLMYPLPAPGSQPKKAPMPWDSMQPYRGLGFRAVKVQSAPSGYVMTQYAADQMTPVVNITAKKFAFEPNQITLRSGTPAIIELTSLDRQHGFSCPGLGIRVDVNPGVITRVLVSPAKPGSYPFHCDVFCGEGHGDMMGTIIVK, via the coding sequence ATGCGTATGTTCGCGGCAAGCCCGGTTCTTTTCGCGGGAGCTCTATGCGCACTATTCGCTACGGCCGTGTATGCGGTTGAGCCTGCCGGCGACTTCACGTTCGTGCAACTCTCGGACATCCATTGGGGTTTCAGCGGTCCGACCGTGAACCCCGATGCGCGCGGCACGCTGGCGAAGACCATCGCCCTCGTGAACAGCCTGAATCCCCAGCCGGACTTCATCGTTTGCACCGGCGACCTTACCCACACTACGAATGACCCGGCCGAACGCAGGCGACGGATGACTGAGCTGCGGGAGCAATTGAAGGCCCTGAAGGTGAAGGACATTCGATTCCTCCCGGGCGAGCACGACGCAGCGCTGGACACCGGGGCAGCGTATAAGGAGATCTTCGGCCCGACACACTACACGTTCGACCACAAGGGCATTCACTTCATCGTCCTGGACAACTGTTCAGACCCGCTGGGTCAGCTCGGCGATGCCCAGTTGCGCTGGCTGGCAGATGACCTGAAGAAGCAGGACACGGCCACGGCTCGTCTGGTGGTCTTTACCCACCGACCGCTCTTCGACCTGTACCCGGACTGGGACTGGTTGACACGCGATGCTTCCAAAGCGACCGACTTGCTGGCCCCCTACAAGAACGTGGCGGTTTTCTACGGCCACATCCATCAAGAGAACGTCCACGTGGACGGCAACATAACGCAATACGCCGCCCCGGGTTTGATGTACCCGCTGCCGGCGCCGGGCTCGCAGCCGAAGAAGGCCCCGATGCCGTGGGATTCGATGCAGCCATATCGCGGTCTCGGGTTCAGGGCAGTCAAAGTGCAGAGCGCGCCGTCGGGCTACGTCATGACCCAGTACGCGGCGGACCAGATGACTCCGGTGGTGAACATCACCGCGAAGAAGTTCGCCTTCGAGCCGAATCAGATAACGCTCCGGTCCGGTACGCCGGCCATCATCGAGCTTACGTCGCTCGACCGCCAGCATGGGTTCAGCTGTCCGGGGCTGGGGATTCGCGTTGATGTGAACCCGGGCGTCATCACCCGGGTGCTTGTGAGCCCGGCCAAGCCGGGCTCGTATCCCTTCCACTGCGATGTCTTCTGTGGTGAAGGGCACGGTGACATGATGGGGACTATCATCGTCAAGTAA
- a CDS encoding thiamine-phosphate synthase family protein codes for MTNEEGKLAEAVAMLEGCREFSALVPEVRVNIVYAPEGATDASSVLGVDGRITVVAGMPKAAGPIRAGVSDHMARLVVATGRHDPTIRAGLNFRWNEMISSYVQGYCAANGVAFGSIDRTVEPRELIGKDKGSIPWKVNHLVKTCGKVPPVFYESRGWGKEPLFFLVGPDPTGVASRAIEIAKGLAS; via the coding sequence ATGACAAATGAGGAAGGGAAGCTCGCCGAGGCCGTGGCGATGCTGGAGGGCTGTCGGGAGTTCAGCGCGCTGGTGCCGGAGGTGCGGGTGAACATCGTGTACGCGCCGGAGGGCGCGACCGACGCAAGCAGCGTCCTCGGGGTCGACGGACGGATTACCGTCGTCGCCGGCATGCCGAAGGCGGCGGGGCCGATTCGCGCCGGAGTGTCCGACCACATGGCACGGCTGGTGGTCGCGACCGGCCGTCACGACCCGACCATTCGGGCCGGGCTCAATTTCCGCTGGAACGAGATGATATCGAGTTACGTGCAGGGGTACTGCGCTGCCAACGGGGTAGCATTCGGCAGTATCGATCGGACGGTCGAACCCAGGGAGCTGATCGGCAAGGACAAGGGTTCGATCCCATGGAAGGTCAACCATCTGGTCAAGACCTGCGGCAAGGTGCCGCCGGTCTTTTATGAGTCACGCGGCTGGGGCAAGGAGCCGCTTTTCTTCCTCGTAGGCCCGGACCCGACCGGAGTCGCAAGCAGAGCAATCGAAATCGCGAAGGGGCTGGCATCATGA
- a CDS encoding AIR synthase family protein, whose product MKEKLPEIGKISQQVFEELIYPRLGAKSRNVLVGPMHGVDTGIIRVGNRALALTTDPVFIVPEYGWERAAWFAIHILLSDVVTSGLAPRYLAIDFNLPMDITESQLEVVWKTIHSECRRYGVTIVTGHTARYGNCGYPMVGGATVVAEGGLGDYVAPSFVRPGDAIIVTKGPAIEASGIFAAMFPERLKEKFGTAFAQKAEKLFWKMSVVEDALVAKSVGVRAKGVTAMHDATECGLWGGLYEMAQAGRFGVRVVKEAIPVMPCVKEICDLYGIDPYKSISEGTLIVMCRPNKAEAVLTALRRRQIPCAAVGEVTRRGMILVEDGKEKKLVHPVVDPFWPAYFSAIKAQVPRTRAK is encoded by the coding sequence GTGAAAGAGAAACTGCCGGAGATCGGCAAGATCTCCCAGCAGGTCTTTGAAGAGCTGATTTACCCGCGGCTGGGCGCGAAGAGCCGGAATGTGCTCGTCGGCCCGATGCACGGCGTGGACACCGGCATCATCCGCGTCGGGAACCGCGCGCTGGCGCTTACGACCGACCCGGTCTTCATCGTCCCGGAATACGGCTGGGAGCGCGCCGCCTGGTTCGCCATCCACATTCTTCTGTCGGACGTCGTCACCAGCGGGCTCGCGCCGCGGTATCTGGCGATCGACTTCAACCTGCCGATGGACATCACCGAGAGCCAGCTAGAAGTCGTCTGGAAGACGATTCACAGCGAGTGCAGGCGATATGGGGTGACGATTGTTACCGGCCACACCGCGCGGTACGGGAACTGCGGGTACCCGATGGTCGGCGGCGCGACCGTCGTGGCCGAGGGCGGGCTCGGGGATTACGTCGCACCCAGCTTCGTCCGACCCGGCGACGCCATCATCGTCACCAAGGGTCCGGCCATCGAGGCATCAGGGATCTTCGCGGCGATGTTCCCGGAGCGACTCAAGGAGAAGTTCGGGACCGCATTTGCGCAGAAGGCGGAGAAGCTCTTCTGGAAGATGTCGGTGGTCGAGGACGCGCTTGTCGCGAAGAGCGTGGGCGTGCGTGCGAAGGGCGTGACCGCGATGCACGACGCGACCGAGTGCGGGCTCTGGGGCGGGCTGTACGAGATGGCCCAGGCCGGCAGATTCGGCGTGCGGGTTGTCAAAGAGGCGATTCCGGTGATGCCATGCGTGAAGGAGATCTGCGACCTCTACGGCATCGACCCTTACAAGTCTATCAGTGAGGGTACGCTCATCGTGATGTGTCGGCCGAACAAGGCCGAAGCCGTGTTGACCGCGCTGCGGCGGAGACAGATTCCATGCGCGGCAGTGGGTGAAGTTACCCGCCGGGGCATGATTCTGGTTGAGGACGGCAAAGAGAAGAAGCTCGTTCACCCGGTGGTGGACCCATTCTGGCCGGCGTACTTCAGCGCCATCAAGGCGCAAGTCCCAAGGACAAGAGCCAAATGA
- a CDS encoding class I SAM-dependent methyltransferase, producing MLEYSVLRAFVRLNRRICAAIERRLPQRRLDISLLYERTVGEKMKALPAGSIIVDAGGGRLCPYAEYKPAGLRIIAVDVTDEDLRRNIEADEWRVADIASHLPFADGEVAIVTSKHVLEHLPDTAHFMDEALRVLKPGGWFINLFPGRNAPFAVASRLLPDRLKQRLVHGLHPETAGTQRFHTWYDHCYSSAFRRLLEEHGFEVEQEVVSYYQSHYFGFFVPLYLASVLWELVLMTLRARDSAATLLFISRRR from the coding sequence GTGTTAGAATACTCCGTGCTCCGTGCCTTCGTCCGCCTGAATCGCCGCATCTGCGCCGCAATCGAACGTCGCCTGCCCCAGCGCCGGCTCGACATCTCCCTCCTCTACGAGCGCACGGTCGGCGAGAAGATGAAGGCCCTGCCCGCCGGGTCAATCATCGTGGACGCCGGCGGCGGCCGACTCTGCCCATACGCGGAGTACAAGCCGGCCGGGCTTCGCATCATCGCGGTTGACGTGACCGACGAGGACCTGCGCCGCAACATCGAAGCCGACGAATGGCGCGTGGCCGACATCGCCTCACATCTCCCCTTCGCGGACGGAGAAGTGGCTATCGTCACCTCCAAACACGTACTCGAACACCTGCCCGATACGGCTCACTTCATGGACGAGGCCCTTCGCGTGCTCAAACCCGGCGGCTGGTTCATAAATCTCTTTCCGGGCCGCAACGCCCCATTCGCCGTCGCCAGCCGCCTCCTGCCCGACCGGCTCAAACAGCGGCTCGTCCACGGCCTCCATCCGGAAACGGCAGGCACTCAACGCTTCCACACCTGGTACGACCACTGCTACTCCTCGGCCTTCCGCCGGCTACTCGAAGAACACGGCTTTGAGGTCGAGCAAGAAGTCGTCAGCTACTACCAATCCCACTACTTCGGCTTCTTCGTCCCGCTCTACCTCGCAAGTGTCCTTTGGGAACTCGTGCTCATGACCCTCCGCGCCCGCGACTCCGCCGCCACCCTCCTCTTCATCTCCCGCCGCCGCTGA
- the ribA gene encoding GTP cyclohydrolase II yields MRIAAVADLPSRYGRFQVIAFVDSHGESAHAAFVHGEVSGSEDVLVRLHSECLTGDVAGSLRCDCRDQLESSLKQVGQSERGVVLYLRQEGRGIGFANKIRAYALQDKGMDTVLANEALGFRDDEREYETASLMLNVLGVRSIRLLTNNPRKMEGLAKYGVKIAERVPLIVRRTEHSEFYLDTKGRKSGHILDG; encoded by the coding sequence ATGAGAATCGCGGCCGTTGCCGACCTACCCTCTCGCTACGGTCGGTTCCAAGTCATCGCTTTCGTGGACAGCCACGGGGAATCGGCGCATGCTGCATTCGTGCACGGAGAGGTGAGCGGGTCGGAAGACGTGTTGGTCCGACTTCACTCCGAGTGCCTGACGGGTGACGTCGCTGGCTCGCTGCGTTGCGACTGCAGGGATCAACTGGAAAGCTCTCTCAAACAGGTCGGGCAGTCCGAGCGTGGAGTCGTGCTCTACTTGCGTCAGGAGGGAAGGGGGATAGGGTTTGCAAACAAGATACGCGCCTATGCTCTTCAGGACAAAGGGATGGACACCGTGCTGGCGAATGAGGCCCTGGGATTTCGGGACGACGAACGAGAGTATGAGACTGCCTCCCTAATGCTGAATGTGCTTGGCGTGAGGTCGATTCGGCTACTGACGAACAATCCGCGCAAGATGGAGGGTCTGGCTAAGTATGGCGTTAAGATTGCCGAGCGTGTCCCTCTCATTGTCCGACGCACCGAGCACAGCGAGTTCTATCTCGACACGAAGGGCCGAAAGTCCGGGCACATCCTCGACGGATAA
- a CDS encoding cupin domain-containing protein, with amino-acid sequence MEPIKTEWGEVVNLGQTKEFSCSLLRVMPGQKIPKHYHKRMREIEVVVGGEALVNGVKRSKDSCIVWETGQPHEYVNTASQTLEVICLVWPPYDPADEIPV; translated from the coding sequence ATGGAACCGATCAAGACTGAATGGGGAGAGGTAGTCAACCTTGGACAGACTAAAGAGTTTAGCTGCTCGCTCCTGCGCGTGATGCCAGGTCAGAAGATCCCCAAGCACTATCACAAGAGAATGAGAGAGATCGAGGTCGTCGTAGGCGGTGAGGCCTTGGTCAATGGCGTGAAGAGGTCAAAGGACAGCTGCATTGTGTGGGAGACGGGGCAGCCACACGAGTATGTCAATACTGCGAGTCAGACGTTAGAGGTCATATGCCTGGTCTGGCCGCCGTACGATCCGGCTGACGAGATTCCAGTCTAG